Proteins from a single region of Rhodovibrio salinarum DSM 9154:
- a CDS encoding sensor histidine kinase NtrY-like produces MSASTDSRQNETDPNGRNAPTRNRVRRLAAWAARRNLERKVAIVLVVGGVASGLATFAAMTDNFFGVADPTTILLLLNADLVFLLAIGALIARRLVMVWVARRRGRAGARLHARLVGLFSLVAVAPAIVLAVFSVLFFNYGLQGWFSERVSTALDASLEVAQSYLEEHRETINADVLSMANDLNREGPLLMYNQQRFQRTLATQAALRSLTEAVVFDSSGRVIARAGFSLMLEFDPEVPDWAMQRAEQGDVVTLTAGTEDRVRALIKLDNFVDAYLYVGRLVDPKILNHIDRTENAVQLYKQLEGKRSTMQITFALIFMVVAMLLLLASVWVGLAFANQLTQPIGQLIMATERVRSGDLTTRAPPPETRDEVDSLTRAFNRMTGQLQTQQTALVDANRQLDERRRFTEAVLSGVTAGVIGLDPDGRIDLPNTSACRLLETTRDKLIGRPLHEIAPQMAKLAERARKRPGRGAQDQIQFTAQDGRTLTLLVRVTAEQEAGRPISGFVVTFDDITELLSAQRKAAWADVARRIAHEIKNPLTPIQLSAERLKRRYLKQIEQDPETFKACTDTIVRQVTDIGRMVDEFSNFARMPEPVMESEDLNQLAEQAVFLQETANPDLSFARELSDQPARLSCDRRQIDRALTNLVQNAIEAVRARPEAPEQPKGEVRIRVRPDEQAWIIEVLDNGRGLPVEERDKLTEPYVTTRDHGTGLGLAIVKKIMEDHGGEVRLTNRPEGGACVRLILPVGEDAGQSGDDQPPNTDIGRARVRA; encoded by the coding sequence ATGAGCGCCTCTACCGACAGTCGCCAGAATGAAACCGACCCGAACGGCCGGAACGCACCCACGCGCAATCGGGTGAGGCGGCTGGCGGCCTGGGCCGCGCGGCGCAACCTTGAACGCAAGGTCGCGATCGTTCTGGTTGTCGGCGGCGTGGCCAGCGGGCTCGCCACCTTCGCCGCGATGACCGACAATTTCTTCGGCGTTGCGGACCCGACGACGATCCTGCTGCTGCTGAACGCGGACCTGGTGTTCCTGCTGGCGATCGGGGCCCTGATCGCCCGGCGGCTGGTGATGGTTTGGGTCGCACGCCGGCGCGGCCGGGCCGGCGCACGGCTGCATGCCCGGCTGGTCGGGCTGTTTAGCCTGGTCGCCGTGGCGCCGGCGATCGTGCTTGCGGTGTTTTCCGTACTGTTCTTCAACTACGGGTTGCAGGGTTGGTTTTCGGAGCGGGTGTCGACCGCGCTCGACGCGTCGCTGGAGGTCGCGCAGTCCTATCTCGAAGAGCACCGCGAAACGATCAACGCCGACGTTTTGTCGATGGCGAACGATCTGAACCGCGAGGGACCGCTGCTGATGTACAACCAGCAGCGCTTTCAGCGCACGCTCGCGACCCAGGCCGCTCTGCGCTCCCTGACCGAAGCCGTGGTGTTCGACAGTTCCGGCCGGGTGATCGCGCGGGCCGGTTTCTCGCTGATGCTGGAGTTCGATCCGGAGGTCCCGGATTGGGCGATGCAGCGCGCCGAGCAGGGTGATGTCGTTACCCTTACGGCTGGCACCGAGGACCGGGTGCGTGCGCTGATCAAGCTGGATAACTTCGTCGACGCCTACCTCTACGTCGGGCGGCTCGTGGATCCCAAGATCCTGAACCACATCGATCGGACCGAGAACGCTGTGCAGCTGTATAAGCAGCTGGAGGGCAAGCGTTCCACCATGCAGATCACCTTTGCGTTGATCTTCATGGTCGTGGCGATGCTTTTGCTGCTCGCCTCGGTCTGGGTCGGACTGGCTTTCGCCAACCAGCTCACCCAGCCGATCGGCCAACTGATCATGGCAACCGAACGGGTGCGCAGCGGCGATCTGACAACCCGCGCGCCCCCGCCGGAAACGCGCGATGAGGTCGACAGCCTGACCCGTGCGTTCAATCGCATGACCGGCCAGCTGCAGACGCAGCAGACCGCGCTGGTCGACGCCAACCGCCAGCTCGACGAACGCCGGCGCTTTACCGAGGCCGTGCTGTCCGGCGTCACCGCCGGAGTCATCGGCCTGGATCCGGATGGGCGGATCGATTTGCCCAATACCAGCGCTTGCCGGCTTCTGGAGACGACGCGGGACAAGCTGATCGGCCGGCCGCTGCACGAGATCGCCCCGCAGATGGCCAAGCTGGCGGAGCGCGCGCGCAAGCGTCCGGGCCGCGGTGCGCAGGATCAGATTCAGTTTACCGCGCAGGACGGCCGCACGCTCACCCTGCTGGTCCGGGTGACGGCCGAGCAGGAGGCCGGCCGCCCGATCAGCGGCTTCGTGGTCACCTTCGACGACATCACCGAGTTGCTGTCCGCGCAGCGCAAGGCCGCTTGGGCGGACGTCGCGCGACGGATTGCGCACGAGATCAAGAACCCGCTGACCCCGATCCAGCTGTCGGCCGAACGGCTGAAGCGCCGCTACCTGAAACAGATCGAACAGGATCCGGAAACCTTTAAAGCCTGCACCGACACGATCGTCCGGCAGGTCACCGACATTGGACGGATGGTCGACGAGTTCTCCAACTTTGCCAGAATGCCCGAGCCGGTGATGGAGAGCGAGGACCTGAACCAGTTGGCCGAGCAGGCGGTGTTCCTGCAGGAAACCGCCAACCCGGATCTATCGTTCGCACGCGAGTTGAGCGATCAGCCGGCCCGGCTGTCCTGCGACCGTCGGCAGATCGACCGGGCGCTGACCAACTTGGTTCAGAACGCGATCGAGGCGGTGCGCGCCCGACCGGAGGCACCGGAACAGCCGAAGGGAGAGGTGCGGATACGCGTACGCCCGGACGAGCAGGCCTGGATCATTGAGGTGCTGGACAATGGCCGCGGTCTGCCGGTGGAAGAGCGCGATAAGCTAACCGAACCCTACGTCACCACGCGCGATCACGGGACCGGCCTGGGCCTGGCGATCGTGAAGAAGATCATGGAAGACCATGGAGGCGAGGTTCGCCTGACCAACCGACCGGAGGGTGGGGCATGCGTGCGCCTGATCCTCCCGGTCGGCGAGGACGCCGGCCAGAGCGGTGATGACCAGCCTCCCAACACCGATATTGGCCGGGCCCGCGTCCGCGCCTGA
- the ntrC gene encoding nitrogen regulation protein NR(I) — protein MIPATILVADDDRAIRTVLSQALGRHGHEVKATGSASQLWEWVQAGYGDLVITDVVMPDQNGLELIPSIKKARPGLRIVVMSAQNTLLTAVKATERGAFEYLPKPFDLREVINVVERALSAPQVSPSTGGEQRPKDAEGEEEQLPLIGRSPAMQEIYRVLARLMGTDLTVTVYGESGTGKELVARALHDYGKRRGGAFVALNMAAIPRELIESELFGHEKGAFTGANQRYAGRFEQASGGTLFLDEIGDMPLEAQTRLLRVLQEGEYTTVGGRTPIKADVRIIAATHRDLRQLVREGLFREDLFYRLNVVPLRLPPLRERAEDIPELARHFFARCEDEGLAPKTLDADAMSYLKSYRWPGNVRELENLIRRLTALYSQEVIDLAILQAELGDAPAEPTEPARAPTASDSLGGAVERHLRDYFEAHGDSLPASGLYDRVLREIERPLIELSLAATKGNQLRAAKLLGLNRNTLRKKIRDLEIDVVRGLK, from the coding sequence ATGATTCCGGCGACGATCCTGGTGGCGGACGACGATCGTGCGATCCGGACGGTGTTGAGCCAGGCGCTCGGCCGCCACGGTCACGAGGTCAAGGCGACCGGCAGCGCGAGCCAACTCTGGGAGTGGGTGCAGGCCGGCTATGGCGATCTGGTAATCACCGACGTCGTCATGCCGGACCAGAACGGGTTGGAACTGATTCCGTCGATCAAGAAGGCGCGTCCCGGTCTGCGCATCGTCGTGATGAGCGCGCAGAACACCCTGCTGACGGCCGTCAAGGCGACCGAGCGCGGGGCCTTCGAATACCTGCCCAAGCCGTTCGATCTGCGCGAGGTGATCAACGTCGTCGAGCGCGCCCTGTCCGCGCCGCAGGTCAGCCCCTCGACCGGTGGCGAGCAGCGCCCCAAGGATGCCGAGGGCGAGGAAGAGCAACTGCCGCTGATCGGCCGCTCCCCGGCGATGCAGGAGATCTACCGCGTGCTCGCCCGGCTGATGGGCACCGACCTGACGGTCACGGTTTACGGCGAGTCCGGTACCGGCAAGGAGCTTGTGGCCCGCGCGCTGCACGACTATGGCAAGCGTCGGGGTGGGGCGTTCGTCGCGCTCAACATGGCGGCGATTCCGCGCGAGCTGATCGAAAGTGAGCTGTTCGGTCACGAGAAGGGCGCCTTCACCGGCGCCAACCAACGCTATGCCGGCCGCTTCGAACAGGCTTCGGGCGGCACGCTGTTCCTGGACGAGATCGGCGACATGCCGCTGGAGGCGCAGACGCGCCTGCTGCGCGTGCTGCAGGAGGGCGAGTACACGACCGTCGGCGGACGTACGCCGATCAAGGCCGATGTGCGTATCATCGCCGCCACCCACCGCGATCTGCGCCAACTGGTGCGCGAGGGCCTGTTCCGCGAAGACCTGTTCTATCGCCTGAACGTGGTGCCGTTGCGCCTGCCGCCGCTGCGTGAACGGGCGGAGGATATTCCCGAACTGGCACGGCATTTCTTCGCCCGGTGCGAGGATGAAGGGCTGGCGCCCAAGACGCTCGACGCCGACGCGATGAGCTACCTGAAGAGCTACCGCTGGCCGGGCAATGTGCGCGAATTGGAGAATCTGATCCGCCGTCTGACCGCGCTCTACAGCCAGGAAGTGATCGACCTGGCGATCCTGCAGGCGGAGCTGGGCGACGCGCCCGCGGAGCCCACGGAACCCGCGCGGGCACCAACGGCCAGCGATTCCCTTGGCGGGGCGGTGGAGCGCCACCTGCGCGACTACTTCGAAGCGCACGGCGACAGCCTGCCGGCGTCTGGCTTGTACGACCGTGTTCTGCGCGAGATCGAGCGGCCGTTGATCGAACTGTCGCTGGCCGCGACCAAGGGCAATCAGCTACGCGCGGCCAAGTTGCTTGGCCTGAACCGCAACACGCTGCGTAAGAAGATCCGCGATCTGGAGATCGACGTCGTTCGCGGATTGAAGTAG
- a CDS encoding two-component system sensor histidine kinase NtrB, translating into MNDAGKGRKQPLPEADSSAILNALADPVFTVDAEGRFASLNNAAEQFLGSSARHMVGRTLAAVVPQDSPLHALIEQARQQATSVSQYGVTIESPRFGSRYVSIDVAPIPEMPGTVAVTVQERSIARKIDHQLTHRNAARSVTAMAAMLAHEVKNPLSGIRGAAQLLEQGASAGDQALTSLICEEADRIVALVDRMEMFSDERPMERGPVNIHEVLEHVRKVAQTGFAREVRIRESYDPSLPPVLGNRDLLIQALLNLVKNGAEAAGEADGQLVLSTRYQQGVRLAVPGGGARVDLPLMVTVQDNGSGIPDDLQEHLFDPFVTTKPAGKGLGLALVAKIVGDHGGVIEFDSEPGKTVFRIMLPKAQEEAPQ; encoded by the coding sequence ATGAACGACGCCGGTAAGGGACGCAAGCAGCCGCTGCCGGAAGCGGATTCGAGCGCGATCCTGAACGCGCTTGCCGATCCGGTCTTCACCGTCGATGCCGAGGGGCGCTTCGCCTCGCTCAACAACGCGGCCGAACAGTTTCTAGGCTCCAGCGCCCGGCACATGGTCGGCCGGACGCTCGCCGCCGTGGTCCCGCAGGACAGCCCACTCCACGCACTGATCGAGCAGGCGCGCCAGCAGGCCACAAGCGTCTCGCAGTACGGCGTCACGATCGAATCGCCGCGGTTCGGCAGCCGCTATGTCTCGATCGACGTGGCGCCGATCCCAGAAATGCCGGGGACGGTCGCGGTCACCGTGCAGGAGCGTTCGATCGCGCGGAAGATCGACCATCAGCTGACTCATCGCAACGCCGCCAGGTCGGTTACCGCGATGGCGGCGATGCTGGCGCACGAAGTGAAGAACCCGCTCTCTGGGATTCGTGGTGCGGCCCAACTCCTCGAGCAGGGGGCGAGCGCGGGCGATCAGGCGCTGACTTCGCTGATCTGCGAGGAAGCGGATCGCATCGTTGCCCTGGTCGATCGCATGGAGATGTTTTCGGACGAGCGGCCGATGGAGCGCGGGCCCGTCAACATCCACGAGGTATTGGAGCATGTGCGCAAGGTGGCGCAGACCGGCTTTGCGCGGGAGGTCCGCATCCGGGAGAGCTACGACCCGTCGCTTCCGCCGGTGCTGGGGAACCGCGATCTGTTGATCCAGGCGCTGCTCAACCTGGTCAAGAACGGCGCCGAAGCGGCGGGCGAAGCGGATGGTCAACTGGTGCTGTCGACCCGTTATCAACAGGGCGTGCGCCTGGCCGTGCCCGGCGGTGGCGCGCGTGTCGACCTGCCGCTAATGGTCACCGTGCAGGACAACGGTTCCGGCATCCCGGACGATCTGCAGGAGCATCTGTTCGACCCCTTCGTAACCACCAAGCCTGCCGGCAAGGGGCTGGGGCTGGCTTTGGTCGCGAAGATCGTCGGCGACCACGGCGGCGTGATCGAGTTCGACAGCGAGCCGGGCAAGACCGTGTTCCGGATCATGCTGCCCAAGGCCCAGGAGGAGGCGCCGCAATGA
- the dusB gene encoding tRNA dihydrouridine synthase DusB gives MGIEIGDVRLDTPVILAPMSGVSDKPFRRLVSRLGAGLVVSEMIASEASVREARQAMRACKLQETYDDEGPMAVQLAGCDPDTMAEAARIQRDRGAAIIDINFGCPVKKIVTKYAGSALMREEALAGRILERVAEAVHPLPVTLKMRLGWDRDSLNAPDFARMAQSAGIRLITVHGRTRQQLYNGTADWAEVARTKQATDLPVIVNGDIDTADDVRGALAASGADGVMIGRAACGAPWRLGQVMQLLRTGHMGAAPDLAAQRDIALEHYEALLTYYGRHRGVRIARKHMAWYAQGLPGAAAFKRAVMAAEEPCAAKTLVRQLYAAAQDNRHAATRAQAA, from the coding sequence ATGGGCATTGAGATCGGCGATGTGCGTCTGGACACCCCCGTGATCCTGGCGCCGATGTCGGGCGTGAGCGACAAACCGTTCCGGCGCTTGGTCAGCCGGCTGGGGGCGGGGCTGGTGGTTTCCGAGATGATCGCGAGCGAGGCGTCCGTGCGCGAGGCACGTCAGGCGATGCGCGCGTGCAAGCTGCAGGAAACCTACGATGACGAGGGGCCGATGGCCGTGCAGTTAGCTGGCTGCGACCCCGACACGATGGCGGAGGCTGCGCGCATCCAGCGCGATCGGGGGGCGGCGATCATCGACATCAACTTCGGCTGTCCCGTGAAGAAGATCGTCACCAAGTACGCCGGATCCGCCCTGATGCGGGAAGAGGCGCTGGCCGGGCGTATCCTGGAGCGGGTTGCGGAGGCCGTGCATCCGCTGCCGGTGACGCTCAAGATGCGCCTGGGCTGGGATCGCGACAGCCTGAACGCGCCGGACTTCGCCCGGATGGCGCAGAGCGCGGGCATCCGCCTGATCACCGTGCATGGCCGCACGCGCCAGCAGCTTTACAACGGCACCGCCGACTGGGCGGAGGTTGCGCGGACCAAGCAAGCGACCGATCTGCCGGTGATCGTGAACGGCGACATCGACACCGCCGACGACGTGCGCGGCGCGCTCGCGGCGTCCGGCGCCGATGGGGTGATGATCGGCCGTGCGGCCTGTGGGGCGCCGTGGCGTCTGGGACAGGTCATGCAACTGCTCCGGACCGGACACATGGGCGCGGCGCCGGACCTGGCCGCGCAGCGCGACATCGCGCTCGAACACTACGAGGCACTGTTGACCTACTACGGCAGGCACCGCGGCGTCCGGATCGCCCGCAAGCATATGGCCTGGTACGCACAGGGCCTGCCGGGCGCGGCCGCGTTCAAGCGGGCGGTGATGGCGGCCGAGGAGCCGTGCGCCGCGAAAACGCTGGTCCGGCAACTCTACGCCGCCGCGCAGGATAACCGACACGCCGCGACGCGCGCGCAGGCCGCCTGA
- a CDS encoding IS5 family transposase (programmed frameshift) has protein sequence MARYVLTDAQWQKMAPYCKGKPEDPGRTGDNRRFVEAVLWIARTGCQWRDLPAEFGHWNSVYDRFRTWAKASVFEQMFQAVSDDPDMEYAMVDGTIVPVHRHGHGAKGGPQRQAIGASRGGWTTKIVALTDALGNLVRFQLLPGHRGEPLAVAPLLDGLKFGGLIADKAFDSNWIIRDMVARNAEIVISQRPQRRPPRQIDAAIYTWRHLIENFFCQLKEFKRVAIRCDKTDISFNAMIHLAAVKLQLQ, from the exons ATGGCTCGTTACGTCCTGACCGACGCGCAGTGGCAAAAGATGGCGCCCTATTGCAAGGGCAAGCCCGAGGATCCCGGGCGCACAGGGGACAATCGGCGTTTCGTCGAGGCCGTCCTCTGGATCGCGCGCACGGGGTGCCAATGGCGCGACCTGCCGGCGGAGTTTGGGCACTGGAACTCGGTCTACGACCGCTTTCGCACGTGGGCCAAGGCCAGCGTGTTCGAGCAGATGTTCCAGGCCGTCTCGGACGATCCCGACATGGAATACGCCATGGTCGACGGCACCATCGTTCCGGTCCATCGCCACGGACACGGCGCAAAAGGGGGAC CTCAACGTCAGGCCATCGGCGCCTCGCGCGGCGGATGGACCACAAAAATCGTCGCGCTGACTGACGCCTTAGGGAACCTGGTCCGTTTCCAGCTCCTGCCCGGCCATCGGGGCGAGCCCCTCGCCGTCGCTCCGCTGCTCGATGGCCTGAAGTTTGGCGGCCTGATCGCGGACAAGGCATTCGATTCGAACTGGATTATTCGAGATATGGTGGCGCGGAACGCCGAGATCGTGATCTCCCAGCGTCCCCAGCGCCGGCCGCCGCGCCAGATCGATGCCGCGATCTACACTTGGCGCCACCTGATCGAAAACTTTTTCTGCCAACTCAAGGAATTCAAACGCGTCGCGATCCGCTGCGACAAGACCGACATCAGCTTTAACGCCATGATCCATCTCGCCGCAGTAAAGCTACAACTGCAATGA
- the ccsA gene encoding cytochrome c biogenesis protein CcsA produces the protein MTTVTLSLAATIAMLPAAVRPLRRNDARPDLLFWCLLAVAVLGPVADVAVELSTGWHTGLSATLWVTVAASAVLFTGLALIVREAWRLAPLMLGYLVILGVIATAWTLAPASARVSIPVGAWLFAHIVLSVGAYAFATAAAVAGVSVFLQERALKAKRPNRLTAILPSVADSERLQIGLLTAACIVLGVDILSGMAVELVTSGQLMRFSHKTLLTMLAFLVIAGLLILHNRTGVRGRRAARLALLAYLLLTLGYPGVKFVTDVLMA, from the coding sequence ATGACCACCGTAACCCTTTCGCTCGCCGCCACGATCGCCATGCTGCCGGCCGCCGTGCGTCCGCTGCGTCGGAACGATGCCCGTCCTGACCTGTTGTTCTGGTGTCTGCTTGCCGTGGCGGTGCTGGGCCCGGTGGCGGACGTCGCGGTGGAGCTGTCGACCGGCTGGCACACGGGCTTGAGCGCGACCCTATGGGTTACGGTCGCGGCCAGCGCGGTACTGTTTACTGGCTTGGCTTTGATCGTGCGGGAAGCCTGGCGGCTGGCACCGCTGATGCTGGGCTATCTCGTGATTCTGGGCGTGATCGCGACCGCCTGGACGCTCGCGCCGGCCTCGGCGCGGGTGTCGATCCCGGTCGGTGCGTGGCTGTTCGCCCACATCGTGCTGTCGGTCGGAGCCTACGCGTTCGCGACGGCGGCGGCCGTGGCCGGCGTCTCTGTGTTTCTGCAGGAACGGGCGTTGAAGGCGAAGCGGCCGAACCGTCTGACCGCGATCCTGCCTTCGGTCGCGGATTCCGAACGCCTGCAGATCGGTCTGCTGACGGCCGCCTGTATCGTGCTTGGGGTCGACATCCTCTCCGGCATGGCGGTGGAACTGGTTACCAGCGGCCAACTGATGCGCTTCTCGCATAAGACCCTGTTGACCATGCTGGCGTTTCTGGTGATCGCTGGCCTCTTGATCCTGCACAACCGAACGGGCGTGCGCGGGCGTCGTGCCGCCCGGCTGGCCTTGCTCGCTTACCTCCTGCTCACCCTCGGTTATCCCGGCGTCAAGTTCGTTACCGACGTGTTGATGGCCTAG
- a CDS encoding bifunctional 2-C-methyl-D-erythritol 4-phosphate cytidylyltransferase/2-C-methyl-D-erythritol 2,4-cyclodiphosphate synthase: MSQTIALVVAAGRGSRLGADRPKQYLNLAGAPILRHTLRALAAHPGIDGVRAVIHPDDGEAYANAASGLNLMAPVHGGASRQQSVLNGLESLVDAGPTRVLIHDGARPFVEAATIDRVLQALETHAGAIPAIAVSDTLKRTAADGTIAETVPRAGLWRAQTPQGFRYADILTAHRAAQGEADASDDAAVLERTGQTVALVQGSPENVKVTTQDDLTRAERWLAGAMETRVGQGFDVHRFADTPGPVMLCGLPIDHDVGLAGHSDADVGLHVVVDALLGALGEGDIGHHFPPSDPTWKGADSAQFVTHALEIARTRGARLVHVDVTLICERPKVGPHRDAMAARIADLLELPTARVSVKATTTEGLGFTGRREGIAAQAAVTVQLPEEA, translated from the coding sequence TTGAGCCAGACGATCGCCCTGGTCGTTGCGGCCGGCCGCGGCAGTCGGCTGGGCGCCGACCGTCCAAAACAATACCTGAACCTGGCCGGCGCACCGATCCTTCGTCACACGCTGCGCGCCCTGGCCGCGCATCCCGGTATCGACGGGGTGCGCGCGGTCATCCATCCGGACGACGGTGAGGCCTACGCCAACGCCGCATCCGGGCTTAATCTGATGGCGCCGGTGCATGGCGGCGCGAGCCGGCAGCAGTCGGTGCTGAACGGACTGGAGAGCCTGGTAGACGCGGGGCCAACGCGCGTGCTGATCCACGATGGCGCCCGCCCGTTCGTCGAAGCTGCGACGATCGACCGCGTGCTCCAGGCGCTCGAAACGCACGCCGGGGCGATCCCGGCCATCGCCGTATCCGATACGCTGAAGCGCACGGCCGCCGACGGGACGATCGCCGAGACGGTGCCACGCGCCGGTCTGTGGCGCGCGCAAACGCCGCAGGGCTTTCGCTACGCCGACATCCTGACGGCCCACCGGGCCGCTCAAGGCGAAGCGGACGCCAGCGACGATGCCGCCGTGCTGGAACGCACCGGTCAAACGGTCGCCCTCGTCCAAGGCAGTCCGGAGAACGTTAAAGTGACCACGCAGGACGATCTGACACGCGCAGAGCGCTGGCTGGCCGGAGCGATGGAAACGCGCGTCGGCCAGGGCTTCGACGTTCACCGCTTCGCCGACACGCCGGGGCCGGTGATGCTGTGCGGCCTCCCGATCGACCACGATGTTGGGCTGGCCGGCCATTCGGACGCGGACGTCGGGCTGCACGTGGTGGTCGACGCGCTGCTGGGCGCACTTGGCGAAGGTGACATCGGGCATCACTTCCCACCCAGCGACCCGACGTGGAAAGGTGCGGATTCCGCGCAGTTCGTAACCCACGCGCTGGAGATTGCCCGCACGCGCGGCGCGCGGCTGGTCCATGTCGACGTCACGCTGATTTGCGAGCGACCCAAGGTCGGCCCGCATCGCGATGCCATGGCCGCGCGGATCGCCGATCTGCTGGAGCTGCCGACCGCACGCGTCTCGGTCAAGGCGACGACGACCGAGGGGCTGGGCTTCACCGGCCGGCGCGAAGGGATCGCCGCGCAGGCCGCGGTCACCGTTCAACTCCCAGAGGAGGCCTAG
- a CDS encoding phosphatidylglycerophosphatase A family protein gives MAAPASDRPGRWSPLALFVTFAGAGYLPKMPGTWGSLAALPPGALILWLGGGWVLAIAGLLAILAGTAAAHVYYQKVGGSDPQEIVIDEVGGQWLALAPLALDPLHFLVAFAAFRLFDTLKPWPINALERLPGGLGIMADDAAAGLVAAALSASGLYLTGQF, from the coding sequence ATGGCGGCACCGGCTTCCGACAGACCCGGGCGCTGGTCGCCGCTTGCTCTGTTCGTGACGTTTGCAGGGGCCGGCTACCTGCCGAAGATGCCGGGGACCTGGGGCTCGTTGGCCGCCTTGCCGCCCGGGGCGCTGATCCTGTGGTTGGGCGGCGGCTGGGTGCTCGCGATCGCGGGCCTGCTCGCAATCCTGGCCGGTACCGCCGCGGCGCACGTCTACTATCAGAAGGTCGGCGGCAGCGATCCGCAGGAGATCGTAATTGACGAGGTCGGAGGACAGTGGCTGGCCCTCGCCCCGCTCGCGCTCGACCCGCTGCACTTCCTGGTCGCATTTGCCGCGTTCCGCCTGTTCGATACCCTGAAACCCTGGCCGATCAACGCGCTGGAGCGCCTACCAGGCGGACTTGGCATCATGGCGGACGATGCCGCCGCCGGTCTGGTCGCCGCTGCACTCAGCGCTTCCGGGCTCTATCTCACGGGGCAGTTCTGA
- a CDS encoding CinA family protein: MFPDDLRAKAERLLDAYRDAGWMLATAESCTGGLIAGLLTEIPGSSAVVERGFVTYTNQAKQDLLGVPNATLSDHGAVSAQVARAMAEGALARAPVQAVVAVTGVAGPNGGTPGKPVGRVEFARAAQSLETHTIRNNLSGDRGQIRLACVSVALDLFHRALTDARAT; the protein is encoded by the coding sequence ATGTTTCCCGACGACCTGCGCGCCAAGGCCGAACGCCTGCTCGACGCCTACAGGGACGCCGGCTGGATGCTCGCCACCGCAGAGAGTTGCACGGGTGGGCTGATCGCCGGACTTCTGACCGAGATCCCCGGTTCCTCCGCCGTGGTCGAGCGGGGCTTCGTCACCTACACCAACCAGGCCAAGCAGGACCTGTTGGGCGTGCCGAACGCGACCCTGAGCGACCACGGCGCGGTCAGTGCCCAAGTCGCCCGTGCGATGGCGGAGGGCGCGCTGGCCCGCGCGCCGGTGCAGGCCGTTGTTGCCGTGACCGGGGTGGCAGGGCCCAACGGCGGCACCCCCGGAAAGCCGGTTGGCCGGGTCGAGTTTGCACGCGCGGCCCAGAGCCTGGAGACGCATACCATCCGCAACAACCTGTCCGGTGACCGTGGCCAGATCCGGCTGGCCTGCGTATCGGTCGCCCTTGACCTGTTCCACCGCGCGCTCACCGACGCACGCGCCACCTGA
- a CDS encoding CPBP family intramembrane glutamic endopeptidase: MTDPNASNAQGPTNNGPGRLPLSVTDLLLIVILALGGSRLLLPVLLQPLGITPMAEGGPGTGVILGLLALQTAFLFAVIYGVAVAWRGVTWADLGFRPIPTRWVWRAIMVAVAAFPLVSFVSWLQMQIMGQPIQNPQMDLLKPERFGWDLYIGMLLVAGVLAPMVEELAFRGLLYRWLRERLGIWVAAFGSALAFSVMHGIPGLIPAIAVLGLVLAWIYEITGTIWAPIIVHGIYNAIVTTILYTAISQGAPLPGAGG; encoded by the coding sequence ATGACCGACCCGAACGCCTCCAACGCCCAAGGCCCCACGAACAACGGTCCGGGCCGCCTGCCCCTATCCGTCACCGACCTGTTGCTGATCGTGATCCTGGCGCTGGGCGGCTCGCGTTTGCTGCTGCCAGTGCTGCTGCAGCCACTTGGCATCACGCCAATGGCCGAGGGAGGTCCCGGCACCGGGGTCATCCTGGGGCTGCTGGCGCTGCAGACGGCCTTCCTGTTCGCGGTGATCTATGGTGTCGCCGTCGCCTGGCGTGGGGTCACCTGGGCGGATCTCGGCTTCCGGCCGATCCCGACCCGCTGGGTGTGGCGGGCGATCATGGTCGCGGTTGCCGCCTTCCCGCTGGTCAGCTTCGTCAGCTGGCTGCAGATGCAGATCATGGGGCAGCCGATCCAGAACCCGCAGATGGACTTGCTGAAGCCGGAGCGGTTCGGCTGGGACCTCTACATCGGCATGCTGCTGGTGGCGGGCGTGCTGGCGCCGATGGTCGAGGAACTGGCGTTCCGCGGCCTGCTCTACCGCTGGCTGCGTGAGCGCCTGGGTATCTGGGTCGCCGCTTTCGGCTCGGCGCTCGCCTTTTCGGTGATGCACGGCATTCCGGGCCTGATCCCGGCGATCGCCGTGCTCGGCCTGGTGCTGGCATGGATCTACGAAATCACCGGGACGATCTGGGCGCCGATCATCGTGCACGGCATCTACAACGCGATCGTGACCACGATCCTCTACACCGCCATCAGCCAGGGCGCCCCGCTACCGGGCGCCGGGGGGTAA